One Colius striatus isolate bColStr4 chromosome 8, bColStr4.1.hap1, whole genome shotgun sequence genomic region harbors:
- the ITPRIP gene encoding inositol 1,4,5-trisphosphate receptor-interacting protein, with protein sequence MPVGIFRVCLVVIAAIVNQPLLFPQENCTVPEHAEDIIQKMKEREERLRLAQLRLEQEVAEQEATQKALEEAAEATEERKEEKLQWDLWTALSMVIFLLIELWRQDFQEGMGQDTGEEDDMAVLGKAFKGVSFPDKAVLASFYEKRILGTAGEMARMREMVEGFADDLLEALRSVCNRDADMEVEDCIGVGSMYENWRVRKPFVCDLIVPFAPPEPYCFRSQTWCSGDSFPPDEQGYGTIKVCRAGEDAMGCICDKTKLGEDMLCLLHNQANTTRPSSEMEDLLCFKNTHYLDADQVMKWFQIAVTKAWNRISHKYEFDLSFSLLDSPGALKIKFRSGKSVAFNLTPVVQYENSDVYFISHFPRSSLAADLPSSTHWFLTFAVYERRFIQLVSKMLPANACHVSCLQILSFLHGKQCSLTGPSGLTNYHLKTVMLHLLQARPRQDWAPEKLEARLQDMLKFLEKCLHEKKLYHFFIGNGKVPAELGFPIVFQKAEPLNLFRPFVLHRDVYQKTVDTFHEMLRNTSALINEYTMHIPLPHINGIHKESL encoded by the coding sequence ATGCCTGTGGGAATTTTCCGTGTGTGCCTCGTGGTGATTGCAGCCATTGTCAACCAGCCCCTCCTCTTTCCTCAAGAGAACTGCACTGTGCCTGAGCATGCAGAGGACATCATCCAGAAGATGAAGGAGCGGGAGGAGAGACTTCGGCTGGCGCAGCTGCGCTTGGAGCAGGAAGTGGCAGAGCAGGAAGCCACGCAGAAGGCtctggaagaggctgcagaggcaacggaggaaagaaaagaggaaaagctcCAGTGGGATCTCTGGACTGCCCTTTCCATGGTCATCTTCCTGCTGATTGAGCTTTGGAGGCAGGATTTCCAGGAAGGGATGGGGCAGGACACAGGAGAGGAGGATGACATGGCTGTCCTGGGGAAAGCATTTAAAGGTGTGTCCTTCCCTGACAAGGCTGTCCTGGCCAGCTTCTACGAGAAGCGCATCCTGGGTACGGCTGGGGAGATGGCCAGGATGCGGGAGATGGTGGAAGGCTTTGCCGATGACCTGCTGGAAGCCTTGAGGAGTGTTTGCAACCGGGATGCTGACATGGAAGTGGAGGACTGCATAGGGGTGGGGAGCATGTATGAGAACTGGAGGGTGCGTAAACCGTTTGTCTGTGATCTGATCGTGCCTTTTGCCCCCCCAGAGCCATACTGTTTTCGGTCACAGACCTGGTGCTCTGGCGACTCATTTCCCCCAGATGAACAAGGTTATGGCACTATCAAGGTATGCAGGGCAGGTGAGGATGCGATGGGTTGCATCTGTGACAAGACTAAACTAGGTGAAGACATGCTGTGCCTCCTCCATAACCAGGCAAATACTACCAGGCCCAGCAGTGAGATGGAAGACCTCTTGTGCTTCAAAAATACTCACTATCTGGATGCTGACCAAGTCATGAAGTGGTTCCAGATTGCAGTCACCAAGGCCTGGAACAGAATCTCCCACAAGTATGAATTTGACCTCTCCTTCAGTCTCCTGGACTCCCCAGGAGCCCTGAAGATAAAATTTAGGTCAGGGAAATCTGTTGCCTTCAACCTCACCCCTGTGGTGCAGTATGAGAACTCTGATGTTTACTTCATCTCTCATTTCCCTcggagcagcctggcagcagacCTCCCTTCCAGCACTCACTGGTTTCTCACCTTTGCAGTGTATGAGAGGAGGTTCATCCAGCTGGTTTCCAAAATGCTGCCTGCTAATGCCTGCCATGTCAGCTGCCTTCAGatcctctccttcctccacgGGAAGCAGTGCAGCCTCACGGGTCCAAGCGGGCTCACCAACTACCACCTGAAGACAGTAATGCTGCATCTTCTGCAGGCACGTCCCAGGCAGGACTGGGCCCCAGAGAAGTTGGAGGCCCGTCTTCAGGACATGCTGAAATTCCTGGAGAAATGCTTGCATGAGAAGAAACTCTACCACTTCTTCATTGGCAATGGGAAGGtaccagcagagctgggcttccCCATCGTATTCCAGAAGGCTGAGCCTCTCAACTTGTTCCGTCCCTTTGTGCTACACAGGGACGTTTACCAGAAGACAGTGGACACATTCCATGAGATGCTCAGGAACACGTCTGCACTGATAAATGAGTACACAATGCACATTCCTCTGCCACACATCAATGGGATCCATAAGGAATCCCTTTAG